A single window of Nomascus leucogenys isolate Asia chromosome 18, Asia_NLE_v1, whole genome shotgun sequence DNA harbors:
- the NHLRC4 gene encoding LOW QUALITY PROTEIN: NHL-repeat-containing protein 4 (The sequence of the model RefSeq protein was modified relative to this genomic sequence to represent the inferred CDS: deleted 1 base in 1 codon) yields MLGLEGPCWVGPGPDGGLAVSEEFGDVRLFGSARQPLGSLGGWTGHTFGCPAGICSNSEGNVIVADEQRRQVTLFPRAGPPICLVSKGLGKPLGVACAPQGQLLVADAKDNSIKVYQGLKELA; encoded by the exons ATGCTGGGTCTGGAGGGCCCCTGCTGGGTGGGC CCGGGGCCTGATGGGGGACTTGCTGTGAGCGAGGAGTTTGGGGATGTGAGGCTGTTTGGCAGTGCCCGCCAACCCCTGGGCTCCCTGGGGGGCTGGACGGGGCACACTTTCGGCTGCCCAGCGGGCATCTGCTCCAACTCAGAGGGCAACGTTATTGTGGCAGATGAGCAGAGGCGCCAGGTGACCCTGTTTCCCCGGGCTGGGCCACCCATCTGCCTGGTGTCGAAGGGGCTTGGGAAGCCCTTGGGAGTGGCCTGTGCACCCCAGGGCCAGCTCCTGGTGGCTGATGCCAAGGACAACTCCATTAAGGTGTACCAGGGCCTCAAGGAGCTGGCCTGA
- the PRR35 gene encoding proline-rich protein 35 — protein MSREAGSCRVGTGARARSRKPKKPHYIPRPWGKPYNYKCFQCPFTCLEKSHLYNHMKYSLCKDSLSLLLDSPDWACRRGSATPRPRAPTPDRPGESDPSRQPQGARPAGAAPAPDLVDADVRSLHRGGGPKPRAEGSPGPPPPVARATRKAPGPSGLLPESWKPEMGGGPRGVGAGDMASAGPEGSVPCYPPPAPGEFPEAHSLHLSLLGVNYPLSPGLFSYLGPSLAAAAHVPFLASASPLLPPAAAFPAVQPPQRPTLAPRLYYPLLLEHTLGLPAGKAALAKAPVSPRSPSGTLAPGLLKVPVPGLGPWPRVTPRDPGQEGELERAAQSDPRRRLSLGSRLELPKASPSLTRFCSRSSLPTGSSAMLWPEDREPGGPETPGPEGPLPLQPRGPVPGSPEHVGEDLTRALGDYARVEQRLGQLGPAGGLAPRPLREQLGKIRLELLTIHQALERAVRPPDAPLDLSVKRVPAKGPQALGEAWGQPELGPMLTGGTPEPPSMLGPAAPQPFSGHTTKCEADSSVPPPGLPLPAPDDPVIPGSGRGTCVATGSSQTPEAVCGLQSPQGAEV, from the exons ATGTCGCGGGAGGCGGGCTCATGCCGCGTGGGCACAGGGGCGAGGGCGCGTTCTCGGAAGCCCAAGAAGCCACACTACATCCCGAGGCCCTGGGGCAAACCCTACAACTACAAATGCTTCCAGTGCCCCTTCACCTGCCTGGAGAAGTCGCACCTCTACAACCACATGAAGTACAGCCTCTGCAAGGACTCCCTGTCCCTGCTGCTAGACTCCCCAGACTGGGCGTGCCGCCGTGGCTCCGCCACACCCAGGCCCCGCGCACCCACCCCAGACCGCCCCGGGGAGTCAGACCCCAGCAGGCAACCGCAGGGAGCACGGCCCGCAGGTGCTGCCCCCGCGCCTGACCTCGTGGATGCCGATGTCCGCTCCCTGCACCGTGGTGGAGGCCCCAAGCCCAGGGCCGAGGGGTCCCCAGGGCCACCACCTCCTGTGGCTAGGGCCACCCGGAAGGCTCCCGGCCCCAGTGGGCTCCTGCCTGAGTCGTGGAAGCCGGAGATGGGAGGGGGCCCAAGGGGCGTGGGTGCGGGGGACATGGCCTCAGCAGGCCCTGAGGGCAGTGTCCCCTGCTATCCCCCGCCTGCCCCAGGGGAGTTCCCTGAGGCCCACAGCCTCCACCTGTCTCTGCTGGGCGTCAACTACCCTCTCAGCCCGGGCCTCTTCTCCTACTTGGGGCCCTCGCTGGCCGCTGCAGCCCACGTGCCCTTCCTGGCCTCGGCCAGCCCCTTGCTGCCCCCGGCCGCGGCCTTCCCAGCCGTGCAACCCCCTCAGCGCCCCACCCTGGCCCCCCGCCTGTACTACCCACTGCTTCTGGAGCACACTCTGGGGCTGCCAGCAGGCAAAGCTGCCCTTGCCAAGGCCCCTGTCTCCCCCAGGAGCCCCTCTGGGACTCTGGCTCCTGGCCTGCTGAAGGTGCCGGTTCCAGGGCTGGGGCCCTGGCCCCGAGTCACCCCTAGGGACCCAGGGCAGGAGGGGGAGCTGGAGCGGGCAGCCCAGAGTGACCCCAGGAGGAGGCTGTCCCTGGGAAGCAGGCTGGAGCTCCCAAAGGCATCCCCCAGCCTGACAAGGTTCTGTTCCCGGAGCAG cctgcccaCCGGCTCCTCTGCGATGCTGTGGCCTGAGGACAGGGAGCCTGGCGGCCCTGAGACCCCCGGCCCTGAGGGCCCCCTCCCCCTGCAGCCACGGGGCCCAGTGCCAGGAAGCCCGGAGCACGTGGGTGAGGACCTGACCCGGGCCCTCGGTGACTACGCCAGGGTGGAGCAGCGCCTGGGACAGCTGGGACCCGCGGGGGGCCTGGCCCCAAGACCCCTGCGGGAGCAGCTGGGCAAGATCCGCCTGGAGCTGCTCACCATTCACCAGGCACTGGAGCGGGCCGTGAGGCCGCCAGACGCACCCCTCGACCTCTCTGTGAAACGCGTGCCCGCCAAGGGGCCCCAGGCTCTTGGAGAGGCGTGGGGGCAGCCCGAGCTGGGTCCCATGTTGACCGGGGGTACCCCCGAGCCACCCAGCATGCTGGGCCCTGCAGCGCCCCAACCCTTCTCCGGCCACACCACCAAGTGTGAGGCCGACTCCAGCGTCCCACCCCCAGGGCTCCCCCTCCCAGCCCCAGATGACCCTGTCATTCCTGGCAGTGGCCGGGGCACCTGTGTTGCGACGGGGAGTTCCCAGACCCCTGAGGCTGTCTGTGGCCTGCAGAGCCCCCAGGGCGCCGAGGTCTGA